Part of the Thermotoga sp. genome, GCAGATGGAGCACCTTCTTTTTTCCTCGTACCATTTTCTCATCGCCTCTATTTTCACCTCTATTCTTTTTGGAAGGAAAGGAAAGGCATAGATCTGACCGTGTGGATGGGGAAGGGAGGCACCGACCTCTTTTCCGCGGTTTTCGAAGATGAAGATGTACTTCACAAAATCGTGCTGAGAAAGATCCCTGGTTCGGTCCACCCACATTTCAACGAGTTTCTCTATCTGTTTCAGGGGCATTCCGGGAAGGGCAGTGTTGTGATCGGAGGTGTAGACCACCACTTCACAGATGCCCTTTGATTCCCTTTTTTTAAAGGGGCCTTTTTCCTTCCAGTCCACTGGCGGAGGATCCTTCCTGAGAGAAGGAAATCTGTTTTCGAAGGTCACAAGATCGTATTCTTCAGGGAGCTCCAAACCTCCCACACATATAGGACACTCTGTTTTGGAAGGCTGAACCGGCCTCTTTTGAGTGGCGGCAGACACAATAATCCATTCATCTGTAAGGGGGTTGTACCTGAGCTCCATCATGCTTTCTCACCCTCTTCATAGAAGTAGAAGTTTCTTCCATCTTCCCGTTTCACAATTTTTTTGTTCAAAGAGGAAGCACCCTCTTTCTCCAAGTGGTAGTCTCTATTCTCGAGATCCACTGTAAGAGACACATTCCCTGATTTCGTTCCAGATGAAACTATTTCATATTTCATATCCATAGCCATAATGTTCTTAACACGCGGTTTTCCACCAAGAAGTTTTAAGGTTTCTTTCAGCACTCTCTTTCCGTGTTCTCCTACAAGCGAAAGATCATCGCTCTCTATGATCATGTTGTCTAAGGCACCACAAGTGTAGGAGTAAAGTTCCCTTTCTTTTGGAGTGAGTTCTACCTTTTCTTCCCTAAGAATGAGACAGTCTGGATCGTTGAGCCAGAGTCTGTCGTGCATGAAATACCTTGTGATGGTGTTCCTGAGGGCCCATTTTGCAGCCGGAACTCCTCTGTCTGGTATATCTTCTCCCCAGAAAGGTGCGG contains:
- the galT gene encoding galactose-1-phosphate uridylyltransferase, translating into MMELRYNPLTDEWIIVSAATQKRPVQPSKTECPICVGGLELPEEYDLVTFENRFPSLRKDPPPVDWKEKGPFKKRESKGICEVVVYTSDHNTALPGMPLKQIEKLVEMWVDRTRDLSQHDFVKYIFIFENRGKEVGASLPHPHGQIYAFPFLPKRIEVKIEAMRKWYEEKRRCSICEILENEEEERKVYETENFIAVVPFYARFPYEVHIYPKRHVSTLLELTKEEKKEFAEVLKVVTAKYDKLFDQEFPYMMMFFQAPFNGEDVSHFFHFHVEFNPPKRDKDKLKWMASVETGTWAFINPVVPEEAAKQLRETEVEI